A genomic region of Pradoshia eiseniae contains the following coding sequences:
- the rsmB gene encoding 16S rRNA (cytosine(967)-C(5))-methyltransferase RsmB, with the protein MPQKKNVREIALDILTAVQKNKAYSNLSLNHAIKESELSAKDIGLLTELVYGTIQRDMTLDYYVSPFIKNPKKIQPWVLSLLKMTVFQMQFLDRVPERAAVHEAVEIAKKRGHRGVASLVNGVLRTIGREGVPQTSEIKDPLERISISTSHPLWLVKLWASQFGIEKTEQMCMENLNAPVQTSRVNLLKTSREEVLELLSDEGYMVEPSTLNEDGIRCLRGNIALSNAYKNGLISIQDESSMLVAHAVSPSDEDMVLDSCAAPGGKTTHMGERMANHGRIIALDLHAHKTKLIEEQAMRLGLSNIETRQMDARKIRECFEPQTFDKILVDAPCSGLGVLKRKPDAKYTKTEADLHSLSVIQLNILEKVSSLVKTGGTITYSTCTVGKEENEAIIDAFLEQNKDFERDLSLVDRLPEAVKPYVNGNSVQILPQYFGSDGFFIASIRRKA; encoded by the coding sequence TATAGCAATCTATCGCTGAACCATGCGATTAAAGAATCGGAGCTGTCCGCAAAGGATATCGGCCTGCTGACCGAGCTCGTATACGGGACCATACAGCGTGATATGACATTGGATTATTATGTGTCTCCGTTCATTAAGAATCCTAAGAAAATCCAGCCGTGGGTTCTTAGCTTATTGAAGATGACGGTTTTTCAAATGCAATTCTTAGACAGGGTGCCAGAGAGAGCCGCTGTTCATGAAGCGGTTGAGATTGCGAAGAAAAGGGGACATCGCGGTGTAGCATCACTCGTTAACGGTGTGCTGCGCACCATTGGGCGTGAGGGAGTGCCGCAAACTTCTGAGATTAAAGATCCTCTTGAGAGAATTTCTATCTCGACAAGCCATCCGCTATGGCTCGTGAAACTTTGGGCAAGCCAATTCGGGATTGAGAAAACCGAGCAAATGTGTATGGAAAACTTAAACGCGCCTGTACAGACCTCAAGGGTCAACCTGCTGAAGACTAGCAGGGAAGAAGTGCTCGAGCTGCTTTCTGACGAAGGATATATGGTCGAACCAAGTACGCTCAATGAGGACGGAATCCGTTGCCTGCGAGGGAATATTGCCTTATCGAACGCCTATAAAAATGGATTAATCAGCATTCAGGACGAGAGCTCCATGCTTGTTGCGCATGCCGTATCCCCGAGTGATGAAGACATGGTCCTAGACAGCTGTGCCGCTCCGGGCGGAAAAACAACCCATATGGGTGAGAGAATGGCTAATCATGGCCGAATCATTGCCCTTGATTTGCATGCTCATAAAACAAAATTGATTGAGGAACAGGCAATGAGGCTTGGATTGTCGAATATAGAGACAAGACAGATGGATGCGCGGAAAATTAGAGAGTGTTTCGAGCCGCAAACATTTGATAAAATATTGGTAGATGCACCATGCTCAGGCCTTGGTGTACTGAAGAGAAAACCTGATGCGAAATATACAAAAACCGAGGCGGACCTTCACTCATTATCGGTCATCCAATTGAATATTCTCGAAAAAGTATCCAGTCTCGTGAAAACGGGCGGAACGATTACGTACAGCACATGTACGGTTGGCAAGGAAGAAAATGAAGCGATTATCGACGCATTTTTGGAGCAAAACAAGGATTTCGAACGAGACCTAAGTCTTGTGGACCGACTGCCTGAAGCCGTCAAGCCCTATGTCAATGGCAACAGTGTACAAATACTACCACAATATTTCGGAAGTGATGGATTCTTCATTGCTTCCATTCGAAGGAAGGCTTAA